CCGGCGGCGTCTTCGGCCTGCTGCATGCGGGGCTGACGGTGACGCTCGGCCTCTCGCAGCATGTCGCCGGACTCGGCGTCACGCTCTTTGCCTCGAGCTTCAGCTATTATGTCTTCCGGCTGATCGTGCCGCTTGCCAATACACCGCCCACCATCGTGCCGTTCCAGCCGATCGCCATTCCCGGCCTGTCGACGCTGCCTTTCATCGGACCGGCCTTCTTCACGCAGACCGCGCCGACCTATCTTGCGATCCTGATCGCGCTGTTGATGGCCTATATCATCTTTCGCACACCGGTGGGGCTCGCGATCCGCATGACCGGCGAGAACCCGCATGCGGCGGAAGCCCAGGGCGTTAATCCGATGAAGGTGCGTTACGGCGCGGTCATCGCCGGCAGTGCCCTGATGGGAATGGGCGGCGCTTTCCTGACCTTGTCGGCGTTCAACAGCTTCTTTCCGACCATGGTGCAGGGGCGCGGCTGGATCTGCATTGCGCTCGTCGTCTTCGCTTCCTGGCGTCCGGGCCGCGCGCTGTTCGGCGCCCTGCTCTTCGCCTTCTTCGATGCCTTTCAGCTTCGGCTGCAAACCGTGCTGAGCGGGCTTGTGCCCTATCAGCTCTTCCTGATGACGCCCTATATTCTCTCCATCGCCGCGCTTGCCGTCATGGCCCGCCGCGCCCGCGTTCCGCAGGCGCTGATGCAGCCCTATCGCCGCGGCGAGCGCTGAGACCGTCCACATCCAAAGAGGCTCCGATGTTCGATCTGATCGTCAGAAACGCAAATCTCCCCGATGGCCGCACCGGCATCGATATCGGCATCGAGGGCGACAGGATCATCGCCGTCGAGCGCAATCTCCAGGCGCAGGCCGGGGAAGAAATCGATGCAAGCGGCAGGCTGGTCAGTCCGCCTTTTATCGATCCGCATTTTCATATGGACGCCACCCTGTCGCTCGGCCTGCCGCGCATGAACGTCTCCGGCACTCTGCTCGAAGGCATCGCGCTTTGGGGGGAGCTGCGCCCGATCGTGACGAGAGAAGAACTGGTCGACCGTGCGCTGCGCTATTGCGATCTGGCGGTGACGCAAGGCCTGCTCTTCATCCGCAGCCATGTCGATACCAGCGATCCCAGGCTGGTGACGGTCGAGGCGATGATCGAGGTCCGCGAGAGGGTCGCGCCCTATATCGATCTGCAGTTGGTCGCCTTTCCGCAGGACGGCTATTACCGCTCGCCGGGCGCGATCGATGCGCTCAACCGTGCCCTCGACATGGGCGTCGATATCGTCGGCGGCATTCCTCACTTCGAACGGACGATGGGCGAAGGGACGGCCTCGGTCGAGGCGCTCTGCCGCATCGCCGCCGACCGCGGCCTGCCGGTCGACATGCATTGCGACGAAACCGACGATCCGCTGTCGCGCCATATCGAGACGCTGGCGGCTGAAACCATCCGCTTCGGCCTGCAGGGACGCGTCGCCGGTTCGCATCTGACATCGATGCATTCGATGGACAATTATTATGTCTCGAAACTCATCCCGCTGATGGCGGAGGCTAAGATCAACGTCATCCCCAACCCGCTGATCAACATCATGCTGCAGGGCCGGCACGACACCTATCCGAAACGCCGCGGTATGACCCGCGTGAGGGAATTGATGGATGCCGGGCTCAACGTCTCCTTCGGGCACGATTGCGTGATGGACCCGTGGTATTCGATGGGATCGGGCGACATGCTGGAGGTTGGCCATATGGCGATCCATGTCGCGCAGATGGCCGGCATCGAAGACAAGAAGAAGATCTTCGATGCCCTGACCGTCAACTCGGCGAAGACGATGGGCCTTTCAGGCTACGGCCTGGAGAAGGGATGCAACGCCGACCTCGTCATCCTCCAGGCGAGCGATCCGCTGGAAGCGCTGCGGCTGAAGCCGAACCGGCTGGCGGTGATCCGTCGCGGCAAGGTTATCGCCCGCTCGGCGCCGCGCATCGGCGAGCTTTTCCTGGATGGGCGTCCCTCCCGGATCGACGGTGGCCTGGATTACGCACCGCGCTATTGAGAGGCGGGGCCGACCAGTTGCGCGCTACCCCGCTGCACGGCGAGCTGTGATGATCCAGGCGCGGGAGTCGAAAAACACCCCCTCCGGCGTCATATTCGCCTCCAGCAAATCGCGCAGACGCTGCAGCGGTTTGTCGGGCGGTTCATCGGTGCGCGCGAGCGCGTCCTTCACAAGATAGAGGCCGGCGAGCGCATCAGAGGCCGCATCGACGTCCGGTCCATAGAAGACCGGCTCTCGCACGTCGGCAAAGTCGATCGACGTAAAACCTGCGGCGCTCAAAAGGCCCTTCGCAATGGGAGGATCGCCAAGCGAAAACGGATTGGGACCATCTGCCGAAACCGCGGTTCCGGGCGCCAGCGCTTGCCGTATGGCGCCGGACCATTCGTTGCGCTCCCGGCTTTGCCACACCATCCACACAAGGCGTGCGCCCGGACGCATCGCCCGGCCGATATTGGCAAATGCCGCTGCCGGATCGGCAAAAAACATCACGCCGAACCGGCTGATGCAGAGGTCGAAGCCGGCAGCCGGAAAGGCATGGAATTGCGCGTCTGCCTGCTCGAACACTACATTTCGCAAACCTTCCGAAGCACTCCGTCGCCTTGCGACTTCGAGCATCTCTGCGGAGGTATCCACCCCGACCACTTCTCCTTGCAGTGCGGCGCGGGCGGCCTCGCGCGTCGTCTGTCCCGCGCCACAGCCGATATCGAGCACCCGGTCACCGAGGGCAACGCCGGCAGCAACACGCAGGTGCCGATTGTGTCTCGCCAATTCCGCGTCGTAAAAGTCGGCACGATCCAACGCCATAACACTCACTCTGCTTTGTTCGAGGGTCAATTCTTGGTCTGATGCGTGGAGAGGTTTCGCATGCCAAGCCTCTCAAAACAGATTGCATATTAGGATCAGTTATGCAAGATGGAGACTAGTTGCAAACCGCAATCGGAAGGTTTGAGGTATGGAAATGAGCGGGTCAACTCTCGTCGCAGAAAAGATCGTCGCATTCGAATATACGCAACTGCACACCCAGGCCTTCGGAGATCCAGCCCACCCGCCCCTGTTGTTGATCATGGGAGTGATGTCTTCGATGCTGTGGTGGCCGGAAAGGTTCTGTGAGGAACTCGCTGCCCAAGGGCGCTACGTTATCCGCTACGACCAGCGCGACACCGGCCTTTCCACGTGCTACCCGCCGGGCGAGCCGGGCTATTCGTTCAGCGATCTCGCCGACGATGCCATCGCCGTTCTCGACGGCTATGGAATTGAAGCCGCGCATCTGGTGGGCATGTCGATGGGCGGTTTCCTGGCGCAAGAGGCGGCTTTGCGCTATCCCCGGCGCGTGCGGACACTCACCGTGATCAGCTCGTCGCCGCTTGGAGTCGACGGCCTGCCTTCTTCGACCAAAGCTTACAAGGAACATTCCGCCGCTGCCGAAAGTCTCGACTGGTCGGATCTTGGGGCCATCGCCGATTTCCTGCGCCGCGATTCCGCCATGCTGGCCGGCACCAGGCATCCGCACGATGCCGAGGCGGCAACTGCCCTCATCGCACGCGACATGAGCCGCGCCGCGTCCTTTGTCAGCGCGACCAACCATTTCATGCTGTTGAGCGAAGATGGCGCCGCCACGCCACATGCCTCCGGTATCGACGTGCCGGTTCTCGTAATTCACGGCACATCGGATCCGCTCTTCCCGATCGAACACGGAGAAGCCTTCACCCGTGTCGCGCCGACCGCCCAACTGCACCGGATTGTTGGCGGCGGGCACGAAATTCACGATCGGGACATCGACGAAATGGTGCGTGTCATCGCCGATCGCACCGGGTTCTGACCCGCCTGCCGAGCGGCTGGACGCGCCATGCATGCTGGCATTGTTTCCGGCATGCATGCGCGAATTGCGTCAGGCGATCTTCTGGCGGGCCGGCAGCTTCCAGCCCGGCCGAACGAAGTGACAGGTATAACCGTTCGGAATCCGCTCCAGATAATCCTGGTGCTCTGGCTCGGCCTCCCAGAAATCGCTAACCGGCACGACTTCGGTGACGACCTTGCCAGGCCACAGGCCTGAAGCATCGACATCGGCGATCGTATCGCGGGCGACGCGCTCCTGCTCCGGGCCGGTGTAGAAAATCGCCGAGCGATAGCTCGTGCCGACGTCGTTGCCCTGGCGGTTGCGCGTGCTCGGGTCATGGATCTGGAAGAAGAATTCGAGGATTTCGCGGTAGCTGATCCTTGCGGGATCGAAGAGGATCTCGATCGCCTCCGCATGGGTTCCGTGGTTGCGGTAGGTCGCATTCGGCACGTCACCGCCGGTATAGCCGACGCGGGTCGAAATCACGCCATCGTACCGGCGGATGAGGTCCTGCATGCCCCAGAAGCAGCCGCCGGCGAGCACTGCACGTTCTTTGGTCATTTGATATCTCCTTGTTTGCCAAGAGATAGTGTCTGGCGCCGCAGATTTCCATAAGGCGGAAACAAGCACAGCTGTGCAATTTCCCTTCGAACAGCCCCTGTCCTGTCATGCCGATGTTACGCGCCGGCGCTAGCAAGTCTTCGACAATCCGCGGAGGCAGAGCCTCGACACCTGATGGAGACGGTTATGAATAGGCGTGAATTTCTGATCACCTCGTCGGCTGCAGCCGGTCTTCTGACTTTCCCGCGTTTCGCATCGGCTGCGGCCGGCACGATCGACCTCTATAGCGGTTCGGATGCCAATATCATCGATCTCTGGAACAACATCATCCGCCCGGCCTTCGAAAAGGCGCATCCTGAAGTCGCCCTGAAGGTGACCGATGCCGGCGACAATAGCGGCCTGCGTGCGATCGCCGATCGTGCGCTTGCGGCCCTGAAGACGAAGACCGATCCCCAGGCCGACCTCTTCGAGGTGTTCGATCCGCGTCTGCCCTCCGGCGGCATCGATGCCGGCCTCTGGGTCAAATTCTCCGCCGACAACATCGAAGGCTACGACCGGATCAACCCGCTCGCCTTCGACATCCCGTACTCGCTTCCCTACCGCGGTTCGCAGGTGCTGCTCGCCTACGACACGACCAAGCTTGACCCGAAGAACGCGCCGAAGAGCTGGGAGCAACTCACCACCTGGATCAAGGCCAATCCGGGCCAGTTCATTTACAACCGTCCGGACAAGGGCGGTTCGGGCGGCAACTTCGTCCGCCGCGCCATCCATGAGGTCAACGGCCGCGATCCGAAGAAATTCAAGATCGAGAATTTCACCGCCGACTTCGCCACAGAGGCGCTGCCGCCGGCCTGGAAGATCCTCAACGATCTCGCTCCCTCGCTCTACGACAAGGGCGCCTATACGTCAGGCAACACCCAGTCGATCCAGCTGCTCGCCCAGGGTGTCGTCACCATGGTGCCGGTCTGGTCGGATCAGGTGCTGCAGGCGATCGCCCAGGGTGTGCTGCCTGAGACAACCGGCCTCGTGCAGCTCGCAGATCTCGCCCTTTGCGGCGGCTTCTCCGCCATGACGGTGTTCTCGAACGGCGCCAACAAGGGTGCGGCGCTGAAGCTTGCCGCCTTCATGCTGACCACGGAAATGCAGGAAGCGATCATCACCCAGATCGGCGGTTTCCCGGCCGTCTCCTGGGATCATATCTCCGATGATCTCCGCAAGAAATATGCCGACGTCATCCCGTCAACCATCCCGACCTTCCCAAGCGGCGATTGGGAAAAGGCAATCAATGACGGCTGGTATCGCAACGTCGCTCCGAACATCAGCCGCACCTGATGTCCGCCGATACTGCGCCGGCGGTTCTGCCCCGTCACCGGTCCATCAACAGGGGGAGCGCGATCGGGCTCCTCCTCGTCGCCCTGCCGGTATTCCTGCTCGCATGGCTGATCATCTTTCCTATTCTTTCGGCGGTCGTCGGCACGATCTTCGTTCACGGTTCTGACGGAGCGAGGGAATTTTCGCTCGCCTCCTACCGCTTCTTCTTCACCGACGGCTACAGCCTCGCCAATCTCTGGGTAACGCTCTGGACCACAGCCGTCTGCGGCGCCCTGCTTGTGGCGATCGGTCTTCCGATCGCGCTCTACCTCCGCTTCTCACAGGGGCGCCTTGCGGCCTATGTGCAGGGCCTGGCGATCTTTCCGATGTTCGTGCCGTCGATCATCCTCGCCTATGCGCTGATCCGGACGATCGGGCCGAACGGCACCGTCGATCTGCTGCTGAATTCCGTCGGCCTGCCCAAGCTGCGCACGCCCTATCTAACGCCATGGGGACCGGTTATCGGTCTCGTCTGGGACAATCTTCCCCTCACGGTGCTGATGCTGACGGCGGGGCTCTCCTCCGTTTCGAACAGCGCCATCGAGGCTGCCCGCGATGTCGGCGCAAGGCCGCTGCGGGTCTTCGTCTCGATCATCCTGCCGCGCATGGGCAATTCGCTGCTGGTGACTGCTTCCTTCGCCGTGCTCGGCATCTTCTCCGCCTTCACTCTCCCCTACGTGCTCGGCCCGGCATCGCCTGAAATGATGGGACCGTTCATGCAGCGCACCTTCGCCGATATGAACGATCCGCCCAACGCCATGACCCAGGCCGTCATCACTTTCTGTTTTTGCCTCGTCTTCGGCATCTTTTATATCAGATCGATTGCCCGCAACCGCGAGGCCCGGCCATGAGTGGCGGCAGACCGAGCATCGCCCTTCGCTTCGACTGGATCGGCATGCTCTTCGCAGGCCTGCTGACGCTGTTCATCGCGCTGCCGCTGATCGTCGTCGGAACCTGGGCCTTCACCGAGGTCTGGCGCTACCCCTCGGTGATCCCACAGCAATTCGGCCTGCGCTTCTGGGGCCAGACGCTGGCGCGACCCGATGTCTGGGAGGCCCTCCTCCTCAGCCTTCGATTGACGACGACAGTCACCGTTCTGTCCGCCGTCATCTGCCTTCCCGCGGCCTATGCTTTTGCGCGCTTGCGCTTTCCCGGCCGAAACATCCTGTTCCTGTCCTTTCTCGCATCGCATGCCTTTCCGAAATTCGGCCTGCTCGTCGCCATCGCCGGCATCTTCCTGCAGCTCGGTCTGATCAGCACCTTCTGGGGCGTCGTGCTGATCCAGCTCGTCGGCACGCTGATGCTGATGATCTGGATTCCGGTCGCAGCCTTCCAGAATGTCGACCGGCGCATGGAAGAGGCGGCCCGCGATGCGGGTGCTGCGCCGCTGCGCGTCTTCTGGTCGATCACGCTGCCGCAGGCCGCGCCGACCATATCGGCCGCGCTGCTTCTGACCTTCGTCGGCACCTTCTACGAAACCGAAGGCGCCTGGCTGATCGGCGCACCGGAGATCCGCACCATGCCGGTACTGATGATCAGCTTCATCAACAATCAGATCGTCGTGCAATACGGCGCCGTACTCTCCGTCATGCTGTGGGTGCCGTCCTTCATCGCGCTGATGTTTGCGCGCCGCATCGTCGGCACCGGCGCCTTTGCGAGAGGTTTCGGCGCGTAAAGCGTCAGGCAGCAATTCAGGGAAAGGTTTGAGAATGGCACATCTGGCGATCGAGGGCGTTTCGAAGCTGTTCGGGACCACCTTTGCCGTTCGCGATTTTTCACTCGAAGTGGGCGACGGCGAGCTTGTCTGCCTGCTCGGACCGTCCGGCTCCGGCAAATCGACTCTGTTGCGGATGATCGGCGGTTTCGAGCGGCCGAGCGGCGGAACGATCCGCATCGATGCCAAGGATGTGACGAACCTGCCGCCCGAGCGGCGCCCGACCGGCATGGTGTTCCAGAGCCATGCGCTCTGGACGCATATGGATGTCTTCAACAACATCGCCTTCGGCCTGAAGCTGCGTCGGCTGCCGAAAGCGGAAATCCGTGAGCGGGTCGAAAATGCTTTGGCGCTGGTCGGCCTCGCTGACTACGGACGCCGGATGACGACGCAGCTCTCCGGCGGACAGCAGCAGCGCGTTGCGCTCGCCCGTTCGCTGGTGCTCGAACCGAAGATCCTGTTGCTCGACGAGCCTTTCGCCAGCCTCGACCAGCACCTGCGCGAAAGATTGCGGGAGGAGGTGCGCGATATCCAGCAGCGTCTCGGCATCACCACGCTTTTCGTCACCCACGGCCAGGACGAGGCCCTGGCGCTTGCCGACCGCATCGTCGTCATGCGTGACGGACGCACCGAGCAGATCGCGCCGCCGAGCATCATCTACCGGCAGCCGCAGACGGCCTTCGTCGCCGGTTTCATCGGTTCGATGAATTTCGTTGAGAGCCGCACCCGAAACGGTGTCTGCGAACATTCGCTCTTCCCACTTGCCGTTCCCGTCGAAGACGGGCCGGTGATGCTCGCCACCCGTCCCGAAGCGCTGGCGATCCGTCCTTCGCACCGGGAAGATGCCGCGACGGTTCACCGCATCGTCGATTTCGGTACTCACAAGATGGTCGATGTGGATCTTGCCGATGGCGCCCGACTGAAGGCGATGGTGGCGCCTGATGATCGGATTCAGGCCGGAATGAAGGTCGAGCCCAGCTCTACAAGCTTTTTCGTCTTCCGCGACAACGCGCTCATCCATCAGTCGACGCCGGCCAAGAGCGATGTCGAGGCCGGGCGGCTGTTGCCGGTCTGAAACAATTACGTCTTAGGCGAGAAACCGTCCTTGAGCCAGGGATGCAGCGCCTTGCTAGCCGCAAGGATATCGCCCCGCCCGTCGACAGCTGCGCCGGAAAACCGCGTGACGATGCCGCCGGCCTCTTCGACCATCAGCGCCGAGGCGGCGAAATCATGGATCGAGAGCCCGTCTTCGAAGAAGCCGTCCAGACGGCCGCAGGCGACATAGGCGATCGACAGCGCTGCCGAGCCGAGGCGGCGCACGCCCGCCGTGTTGGCCATCAAGCGTTTGATGGCATCGAAATAGGTCTCTTCCGCAACCGCCTTGACCTGGCCGGGGATCGGCAGACCGGCGCCGATCAGCACGTTCTCGATGTCGGCGACATCGGCGCAGCGGATGCGCTCGCCATTGAGATAAGCCCCGCCGCCGAGTTCGGCGCTGAACAGCTCGTCCAGCATGGCATCATAGACGACGCCGGCGATCAGCCTGCCGCCTTCGGCGATCGAGATCGTCATGCCGAAATGCGGGAGGCCCCAGGCGTAATTCGTGGTGCCGTCGATCGGGTCGATATAGATGATCGGCGTTTCCGGTCCGGCCGTGCGGTTGCCGACGGCTTCCTCACCCTGGATGGCATAATCCGGAAAGGCCTTGATCATCTCATCGACGATAATCCGCTCGACGGCGACATCGATCTCGGTCTGGTAATCGCGCGGCGCCTTGGCAAGCATTTCCCCGGATGTCCGCCGCCGCAGTGAGCTACGGGCGGTTTCGCCCGCCTTCAGCACCGTTTCGGCAAGAACGATGAGGCGCGATGACGCGTTCGGGGAAAGGCGCGCTGATATCGGGGAGGATGTCATGTGGAAAATCCGGATGCTGCAGATATGACGACGTGAATCGTGCGGAGCCACTCCCTTCGCAGAGACCGATGATGGTTTTATGAAGCTGCCCGCGACGGACGGGCCTTATATCAGGCGCTCGGTCGACGCGTCAAAGAGATGGATCTGGGCCGGATCGACCGAAAGTCCGATCATCTCTCCTGGCCTGACCTTGTCGCGTCGGGTCTCGACGATCGTCAGTTCGGGCTGGGTCGCCGCGACGATGAAGGTCGAGGAGCCTGTCGATTCGACGAAGGCGATCGGTACATCGAAGCTGCCCTGCCCGGGCGTGACCACTTCGATGTGCTCCGGGCGAATGCCGGCGATGAGTTGGCGCCCCGGTTCGACGGCGCGTGCGATCGCAAGCCGCGGCTTCACCGCGCCAAAATCCAGAATCAGGCTCTTGCCGTCTTCGGCGGCGATCGCCGGAATGAAATTCATCGCCGGCGATCCGATGAAACCGGCGACGAAGCGGTTGGCCGGCCGGTCGTAAAGGTCCAGCGGCGCACCCTGCTGTTCGATGATGCCGTCGCGCATGACAACCACATGGTCGGCCATGGTCATCGCTTCGACCTGATCATGGGTGACGTAGACGAAAGTGGCGCCCAGCCGGTCGTGCAGGGCGCGGATTTCCTTGCGCATCGAGACACGCAGCGCCGCATCAAGGTTGGAAAGCGGCTCGTCGAACAGGAAGGCCTGGGGGTTGCGGATAATGGCGCGGCCCATGGCGACGCGCTGCCGTTGGCCCCCGGAAAGCTGGCGGGGATAACGGTCGAGCAACCGGGAAAGACCGGTGATGACAGCGACTTCCTCGGCTTTCCGCTTTGCCTCGGCCTTAGGGACGCCGTGCATTTTCAGCGAATAGGTCAGATTCTGTTCCACCGTCATATGTGGATAGAGGGCGTAACTCTGAAAAACCATAGCGATATCGCGTGCCCGCGGCGGTACGTCGTTCATCACCTCGCCGGCAATCTTCAGCGTGCCGCCGGTAATTTTTTCCAGCCCGGCAAGCGAACGGAGCAATGTGGACTTGCCGCATCCCGACGGACCGACCAGTGCCACGAACGTGCCCTTGGGAATTGAAAGGTTGACGTTCTTAAGCGCGTGAAAGGCGCCATAGTGCTTCTCGACGCCCAAGAGTTCGATTTGGATGTCCTGGCTCATACTGAAAACCTTGCTGGTCCCCAACCGGGACCGATGGGATGGTCAAGGGTGAAAAACGTCATCATTTGACTGCTCCAGCGGCGATGCCGCGCGTTAGCGTGCGCTGGAAGATCAAGAAGAAGATCACGGTCGGTATGATACCCAGGAAAGCCGCCGAGGCCTGCAGTACCGGGTCCGACATGTTCTGACCGCGGGTGAGACCCATGGCGACCGAGACCGTCTGGTTGTTGTTGGACACCAGCATGACGAGCGGGATCAAGAACTCGTTCCAAGTCCAGATGAAAAAGAAGGTTCCCAGGACCATGAGTGTCGGCCTCAGCATCGGGACGATTACGAACCACAGCGTTTTCCAGTGGGTCGAGCCATCCATCTCCGCCGCTTCGAGGATTTCCTTGGGAAAGGTACGCAGCACGGTCGAGAGCAGGTAAGTCCCGAAAGCGCTTTGCAGGACCGCGAAAATGATGATCACGGAAAGCTGCGTATCATAGAGGCCGCTCGCTTTCGCCATGTAGTAAAGCGGGTAAATGATGGACTCCTGCGGCACCATGATGCCGAGAAGAAAAACCACCAAGATCACGCGCGAACCCGGCACCTGGCCGACCCCAATCGCATAGGCGTTGAACAGGCTTATCAGTACCCCCAACACCGACACAGCGAGACTGATCACCACGCTGTTGAGCAGCTTGCGGCCGAAATCAGACACTGTCCAGAATTTCTCGAGCGCGGCGAGATCGATCGACCGAGGAATCGAAAGCGGTCCGCCGACTGCGTATTCGGCGCTCGCCTTGACGGCGTTGAGCAGAGCAAGGAAAAAGGGAAAGAGCGTAAAGGCGAGGAGTAGGATAAGGATGGCCAGCACCACCCACCGCATGGGATCGCGTCGGGCGCGATCCGCTGCCGCCGTCGCT
The window above is part of the Rhizobium sp. CIAT894 genome. Proteins encoded here:
- a CDS encoding ABC transporter permease subunit, producing the protein MSADTAPAVLPRHRSINRGSAIGLLLVALPVFLLAWLIIFPILSAVVGTIFVHGSDGAREFSLASYRFFFTDGYSLANLWVTLWTTAVCGALLVAIGLPIALYLRFSQGRLAAYVQGLAIFPMFVPSIILAYALIRTIGPNGTVDLLLNSVGLPKLRTPYLTPWGPVIGLVWDNLPLTVLMLTAGLSSVSNSAIEAARDVGARPLRVFVSIILPRMGNSLLVTASFAVLGIFSAFTLPYVLGPASPEMMGPFMQRTFADMNDPPNAMTQAVITFCFCLVFGIFYIRSIARNREARP
- a CDS encoding class I SAM-dependent methyltransferase, with amino-acid sequence MALDRADFYDAELARHNRHLRVAAGVALGDRVLDIGCGAGQTTREAARAALQGEVVGVDTSAEMLEVARRRSASEGLRNVVFEQADAQFHAFPAAGFDLCISRFGVMFFADPAAAFANIGRAMRPGARLVWMVWQSRERNEWSGAIRQALAPGTAVSADGPNPFSLGDPPIAKGLLSAAGFTSIDFADVREPVFYGPDVDAASDALAGLYLVKDALARTDEPPDKPLQRLRDLLEANMTPEGVFFDSRAWIITARRAAG
- a CDS encoding ABC transporter ATP-binding protein gives rise to the protein MSQDIQIELLGVEKHYGAFHALKNVNLSIPKGTFVALVGPSGCGKSTLLRSLAGLEKITGGTLKIAGEVMNDVPPRARDIAMVFQSYALYPHMTVEQNLTYSLKMHGVPKAEAKRKAEEVAVITGLSRLLDRYPRQLSGGQRQRVAMGRAIIRNPQAFLFDEPLSNLDAALRVSMRKEIRALHDRLGATFVYVTHDQVEAMTMADHVVVMRDGIIEQQGAPLDLYDRPANRFVAGFIGSPAMNFIPAIAAEDGKSLILDFGAVKPRLAIARAVEPGRQLIAGIRPEHIEVVTPGQGSFDVPIAFVESTGSSTFIVAATQPELTIVETRRDKVRPGEMIGLSVDPAQIHLFDASTERLI
- a CDS encoding inositol monophosphatase family protein gives rise to the protein MTSSPISARLSPNASSRLIVLAETVLKAGETARSSLRRRTSGEMLAKAPRDYQTEIDVAVERIIVDEMIKAFPDYAIQGEEAVGNRTAGPETPIIYIDPIDGTTNYAWGLPHFGMTISIAEGGRLIAGVVYDAMLDELFSAELGGGAYLNGERIRCADVADIENVLIGAGLPIPGQVKAVAEETYFDAIKRLMANTAGVRRLGSAALSIAYVACGRLDGFFEDGLSIHDFAASALMVEEAGGIVTRFSGAAVDGRGDILAASKALHPWLKDGFSPKT
- a CDS encoding alpha/beta hydrolase, whose amino-acid sequence is MEMSGSTLVAEKIVAFEYTQLHTQAFGDPAHPPLLLIMGVMSSMLWWPERFCEELAAQGRYVIRYDQRDTGLSTCYPPGEPGYSFSDLADDAIAVLDGYGIEAAHLVGMSMGGFLAQEAALRYPRRVRTLTVISSSPLGVDGLPSSTKAYKEHSAAAESLDWSDLGAIADFLRRDSAMLAGTRHPHDAEAATALIARDMSRAASFVSATNHFMLLSEDGAATPHASGIDVPVLVIHGTSDPLFPIEHGEAFTRVAPTAQLHRIVGGGHEIHDRDIDEMVRVIADRTGF
- a CDS encoding ABC transporter ATP-binding protein, which translates into the protein MAHLAIEGVSKLFGTTFAVRDFSLEVGDGELVCLLGPSGSGKSTLLRMIGGFERPSGGTIRIDAKDVTNLPPERRPTGMVFQSHALWTHMDVFNNIAFGLKLRRLPKAEIRERVENALALVGLADYGRRMTTQLSGGQQQRVALARSLVLEPKILLLDEPFASLDQHLRERLREEVRDIQQRLGITTLFVTHGQDEALALADRIVVMRDGRTEQIAPPSIIYRQPQTAFVAGFIGSMNFVESRTRNGVCEHSLFPLAVPVEDGPVMLATRPEALAIRPSHREDAATVHRIVDFGTHKMVDVDLADGARLKAMVAPDDRIQAGMKVEPSSTSFFVFRDNALIHQSTPAKSDVEAGRLLPV
- a CDS encoding ABC transporter permease subunit translates to MSGGRPSIALRFDWIGMLFAGLLTLFIALPLIVVGTWAFTEVWRYPSVIPQQFGLRFWGQTLARPDVWEALLLSLRLTTTVTVLSAVICLPAAYAFARLRFPGRNILFLSFLASHAFPKFGLLVAIAGIFLQLGLISTFWGVVLIQLVGTLMLMIWIPVAAFQNVDRRMEEAARDAGAAPLRVFWSITLPQAAPTISAALLLTFVGTFYETEGAWLIGAPEIRTMPVLMISFINNQIVVQYGAVLSVMLWVPSFIALMFARRIVGTGAFARGFGA
- the msrA gene encoding peptide-methionine (S)-S-oxide reductase MsrA, with product MTKERAVLAGGCFWGMQDLIRRYDGVISTRVGYTGGDVPNATYRNHGTHAEAIEILFDPARISYREILEFFFQIHDPSTRNRQGNDVGTSYRSAIFYTGPEQERVARDTIADVDASGLWPGKVVTEVVPVSDFWEAEPEHQDYLERIPNGYTCHFVRPGWKLPARQKIA
- a CDS encoding amidohydrolase family protein, encoding MFDLIVRNANLPDGRTGIDIGIEGDRIIAVERNLQAQAGEEIDASGRLVSPPFIDPHFHMDATLSLGLPRMNVSGTLLEGIALWGELRPIVTREELVDRALRYCDLAVTQGLLFIRSHVDTSDPRLVTVEAMIEVRERVAPYIDLQLVAFPQDGYYRSPGAIDALNRALDMGVDIVGGIPHFERTMGEGTASVEALCRIAADRGLPVDMHCDETDDPLSRHIETLAAETIRFGLQGRVAGSHLTSMHSMDNYYVSKLIPLMAEAKINVIPNPLINIMLQGRHDTYPKRRGMTRVRELMDAGLNVSFGHDCVMDPWYSMGSGDMLEVGHMAIHVAQMAGIEDKKKIFDALTVNSAKTMGLSGYGLEKGCNADLVILQASDPLEALRLKPNRLAVIRRGKVIARSAPRIGELFLDGRPSRIDGGLDYAPRY
- a CDS encoding ABC transporter permease, whose translation is MMQLFDIIASAGLWAAILRIATPLIFGTLGALLCERAGVLNLGIEGIMTFGAMIGWLSVYHGADLWTGLLIAAVAGGVFGLLHAGLTVTLGLSQHVAGLGVTLFASSFSYYVFRLIVPLANTPPTIVPFQPIAIPGLSTLPFIGPAFFTQTAPTYLAILIALLMAYIIFRTPVGLAIRMTGENPHAAEAQGVNPMKVRYGAVIAGSALMGMGGAFLTLSAFNSFFPTMVQGRGWICIALVVFASWRPGRALFGALLFAFFDAFQLRLQTVLSGLVPYQLFLMTPYILSIAALAVMARRARVPQALMQPYRRGER
- a CDS encoding extracellular solute-binding protein; this translates as MNRREFLITSSAAAGLLTFPRFASAAAGTIDLYSGSDANIIDLWNNIIRPAFEKAHPEVALKVTDAGDNSGLRAIADRALAALKTKTDPQADLFEVFDPRLPSGGIDAGLWVKFSADNIEGYDRINPLAFDIPYSLPYRGSQVLLAYDTTKLDPKNAPKSWEQLTTWIKANPGQFIYNRPDKGGSGGNFVRRAIHEVNGRDPKKFKIENFTADFATEALPPAWKILNDLAPSLYDKGAYTSGNTQSIQLLAQGVVTMVPVWSDQVLQAIAQGVLPETTGLVQLADLALCGGFSAMTVFSNGANKGAALKLAAFMLTTEMQEAIITQIGGFPAVSWDHISDDLRKKYADVIPSTIPTFPSGDWEKAINDGWYRNVAPNISRT